From the Musa acuminata AAA Group cultivar baxijiao chromosome BXJ3-7, Cavendish_Baxijiao_AAA, whole genome shotgun sequence genome, one window contains:
- the LOC135643763 gene encoding acireductone dioxygenase 2-like: METLFQDGKEEVLQAWFMDDGEEDQRLPHHCEPKKFVSLDKLADLGIVTWRLNAENHENDEDLKKIREARGCSFVYTVDMHPERLPDYEAKLKSYFQEHRHTNEETSYCLEGSGYYDVRDKNDCWIRIAVKKGGMIVIPAGIYHRFTLDTSNYIKANLFLTKPVNSSSDRPGDDLSSRKETFETFLRKETDELGVEAR; the protein is encoded by the exons atggagACTTTGTTTCAG GATGGCAAGGAGGAGGTGCTGCAAGCGTGGTTTATGGACGATGGTGAGGAAGACCAGAGGCTTCCCCATCACTGCGAACCCAAGAAATTTGTGTCCTTGGACAAACTTGCAG ATCTGGGAATCGTCACTTGGCGTCTCAATGCCGAGAATCACGAGAACGACGAGGATCTGAAAAAAATCCGGGAAGCCAGAGGCTGTTCTTTCGTG TACACCGTTGATATGCATCCGGAGAGGTTGCCAGATTACGAGGCCAAGTTGAAGAGCTACTTTCAAGAGCACCGGCACACCAACGAAGAAACCTCTTACTGCCTCGAAGGGAGTG GGTATTATGATGTGAGGGACAAAAATGACTGCTGGATTCGGATAGCAGTGAAGAAAGGAGGAATGATCGTCATACCTGCTGGAATCTACCATCGTTTTACGCTGGACACAAGCAACTACATCAAG GCAAATCTATTCTTAACCAAGCCAGTAAATTCATCATCAGATCGACCCGGTGATGACCTTTCTTCGAG GAAGGAAACCTTTGAAACGTTTTTGAGGAAGGAAACTGATGAGCTTGGCGTCGAAGCTCGGTAA